The DNA window AATAAGCCGAAACTCGGAGGTTCATAATAGTTTATCTTTGTGCCCCACTTCTCTACCTACGTGCTACCGGAGGATACAATGACAATATGAAAAGAATCAATTCAATTGCTCTCATTCAACAACGAAAGCCCAGTAGTTTTTTCTCCCTATAATTTCCTTGCCTTGATTATGTGGAATTTGCTTCTCCATTTTAGTCTTAGAAAGTAGTAGTAACAGATCAGTTCCTCAACTGCAAATGTGGATTGTAAAATTAGTGATTGCCTGATCTAAGTCCTGAAAATTTTTGCAGCACAACACTGGTCTTTAGGCTCAAACAAACAAAGGTTTTTGTCCTCTGTGCCTTTAAATACAGAATAAGCACACCAAAAATAGAAGATGCCATAGAGAAATACCTTTTATTtcatgctctctctctctcgcagAAATTAGCACAAAGTAATTAATGAAGCCACCGATACAAGTGATGTATACAAAAATGAACGTGTTTATCCTGCGCCTAACAGTTGAGAATGGAAGGGTGTGGAAAGGAGTTGgcggaaaaatatttttaaaaaaaagtgtttAGCATTATTGATGTATACAAAAATACAAGTTAGTAGGATACGTTTAGTATAtcttgggataattttagaaacctcccatTAGGTTTTTGACATGATTTCAAAAGTTCACCTCGCCTATAATAATAGTTAATTTAATCAATCGTTCTAACctgtttggattgccattttttcaagcttttttttttttaaaaaaaatatacgCTGTAGTGATTTGATAAATGTAGGGTAGAAAGCTAGTATAGTATTGGAGTCCTTTTCTAATGCCAAATTAAATTGTCTAATATAATCAAATAACGGTTAAATTAGTTTGTAAACGACTCAATTATTTTTCATGTCTGAATCCTTTTATTTATCAATTGTACATCATTTATAACTACTTTTATCTGTCTAGTACATTAATACCCAGTAGTTTCCTTTTTATATAACAAATTAGTTGTTTTTTAAAATTCTAAATTATGCTTAATTTAATTAGCAAACTTTTTGATTATTTCTCTCCACAAATATGTGTGAAAAATCTTAAGTTGTAAGGATAGTAGAGTCCTTTCATCCCTAATGATGTAAGTATTGAGTATCAAATTGATGACACAAAAAGGTCAGTGACATTTTCAAAACTTCAAGAGCGATAGTTGAAATTATTGTGAGAAACTTCAAtaaaggtttctgaaattatcccatgtAATTAAGCATGAATGAAGTGGACCTGGACCTATCTAGGTTGATCCGTCCCTTAGAAGTATCCATTGACCTTTGTGATGATATTTGTTGTAACCAACTTGTAATCAGTAGTCTCCTAAATGGCGACGCATTTGTCATAATTGTGTTAAGAGTTGTCATAATTGTGTTAAGAGCCGTTGTCTAAGCAAAAGCCGATGTGGAGAAAGTGACAGAGAGGCTCCTGATTTAAGCAAAGTTTAGTGCTTTTTAAGCCCACAGAGGCTCGTTAGACACTAGCCCCTTCTTTGCCCTTCCGATTCTTTCTTGCTCTGCTTGCTTCTGGAGGCATTTGTTTTGGTTCGCATCATTTAAATACTTCTTTCCCTGTTACTACCATATATCATGCGCTTCGACCCTTTGAGACCGAGAAGGAGCAGCCTCCTGCTATAATCATTGCCAACTTCACTCCTCTACTCAAGACTCATCCCCACACAAAACAGATTtcgttttatttttattttctttttctttttctcggTTTTTACAAGGTTTTACTTTTACCCCTGAGAATCAAACATGGTTGGAGTTGCTACCTTATGGATAGAGCTCTCTCAAGCCAAGAGGAAAAAGAGGCCAATGTACGATATCAGCCACAGCTCAAGCATTATGCATTTCTAAAGCAGTCCACAAGAAGGTCAAGAAAGAAGAACCCATTTTTTCTACTCAAGTATTGGGCTTCAAAATCACTGAGTAATTTGCATGTTAGACCTAAAATGTCCAGCTCATTCCGCAGTGAACGTTTTCATTTTAATGGGATGGTAGTCAACAACTCTGTTTATTGTGCTTCACCTTGCTCATCTGAGGGCAAGATGGATTCTTCACCGGAGAAGAGGGAGGAAATGGGAAATGGAAATTATGGGTTTTGTGACAATGACCGTATAGCTGTGGAGGAGTCTGGGGAAAGTAGTTCAAGTTCATGTTTTCTGGCGTCAGAAGTAACTCTGAACGATGAAGAACATAGTACTGAGGATTCCTCTTCGCCGCCTTCAATGATTTGGCCTATTCAGAAGGATGAACCACCGCATTATGCCAGTTCTCATGTTTCTGAAGATGCGCACAAACCCCATTCTGACACCAGGAAGTTAGAGAAACAAGGGTCATCACTATCAGGTAGGATGCCACCGTGCAATTTTTGTTTTCCGCTGTATGGACTGTGTTTGTTGTGCCATTTTGTCAATATTTACTTGTCGATTCAAGAACTTCGTTTTTACTTATATTTGTTGAAAcattaatttgagcagagacTGAAATGATGAAAGAAAGATTTGCCAAATTGCTGCTCGGGGAGGATATGTCTGGATGTGGAAATGGGGTTTCTACTTCTCTAGCTATATCCAATGCTATTACCAATCTCTGTGGTATGTCCTCTTGATCTACCAACTCTTAACATGATTGGTTTAATTTTCTTTGATCTCAGTTGGTTGTCATGGTTCGTAAGTAACCCCGCATTTTCCTTAATTGTTTATTGTTTCCACTAGCTACAATTTTTGGGCAAATTTGGAGATTAGAACCTCTTCCTCTTGAGAAGAGATTAATGTGGCGAAGAGAAATGGAATGGCTTCTTTCTGTTAGTGATCACATTGTAGAGTTGATACCATCTTTGCAGACATTTCCAGATGGAAGCACTCTTGAGGTAAACTCTAATTTATCAGTATCCCTTGACAAAGCCATATCAATTTGCAACCGTCATGTATTCTTGTCAGATAttgagttgattttttttttttgtgtcaaaaAGATATTGAGTTGATTAGTTCTCTAAAGAGTATTCGCTAAGATTATTGGACTCTTGATGTTGGCTAGGTTAATTTAAAGGCTATTACGCAATTTAGCAAAGCCTATTCAGGAAGTATTTAGAAAATATTTATGTACTTTTTGCTGGCAAATAGGACGAAGCAAATGGCACAAAAACTCCTTGCTTTGATCACTAACTCTTTGTTTAGTCAAAATGGTTATTCAACTAACAAAAGCGTACATTTCTAGCCACTCATCTATAAAAATGTATGTATGGTCCAAAAATTGTACGTTTTCTGCTATAGTTGCATGGCCATTTTGATTAAAGAAAAAAACTTAGTTACCGGAGCAGGGAATCTTAAATAATCTAAAGTGTCTCAATACACTATGCTCAATATAAAATGATGTCTAAGCTGCTTTTATTGATTCTTGTACATGTTTGATGCAGGTTATGACCTCCAGGCCGCGGTCTGATCTATATGTTAACCTCCCTGCTCTACGTAAATTAGATAATATGCTTCTCGTAAGGTCCAAATCTTGCTTTTTGGAACGTTGCTGACAATATTGAGTGACCTTTTCTAAGTTTTAGCCTCTTCTCACAGGAAATATTAGATAGCTTCAAGAACACAGACTTCTGGTACGTTGACCAGGGGATCATGTCTCTAGAAGAAAACGGATCATCCTCATTCCGGAATCCCCTCCCCCGTCAGGAGGAGAAATGGTGGCTGCCAGTGCCTAGAGTCCCCATAGGTGGCCTCAGTGGGAATGCAAGAAAACTGTTGCAGCACAGACGTGATTGTACAAACCAAATCCTCAAAGCTGCGATGGCAATCAACAGCATTACTTTGGCTGATATGGAAGTTCCCGAGTCATATTTGGAAGCTCTTCCAAAGGTATGGTTCCCAAATTCTAAGTCCATTTATATGAAACAAAAGATTCTATGTATCGCTTACGTATTCTTCCTTAATTTGCTGACAGAATGCCAAAGCCAGTTTGGGTGACCTTATTTATCGATACATCAATTCAGATCAATTTTCTCCCGAGTGTTTGCTCGACTGCCTTGACTTGTCATCAGAGCATCAAGCTCTCGAGATTGCTAACAGAGTGGAGGCGTCAATTTATGCCTGGCGTCGTCGAAGTAGCTCAAAACATTTAAATAGCACAAATAAATCCAATCCAAAGTCATCATGGGAAATTGTCAAGGATCTGGTCATTGATGCAGACAAGAGAGAGCTGCTTTCAGAGAGAGCCGAAAGCCTGCTGCTTTGCTTGAGACAACGGTTTCCTGGTCTCTCTCAGACGACCTTAGACATGAGTAAAATTCAGTATAACAAGGTTTTCCCTGGCATTGCACTTCTCAGTACCTGTTATGTTCGCatttttttcttccttaatATCTGTGTttcttttattagaaaatttacAATATCCTTTGCTGAATCCTTCGTGTATGCCCCCCGTTCTTAGGATGTCGGCAAGGCCATATTGGAGAGCTACTCACGGGTATTGGAGAGTTTGGCATTCAACATTGTGGCCCGCATTGACGACCTAGTTTATGTGGATGACTTGACCAAGCATTCGGATCAACCTTTTTCTATGTCGAAGGTCGGTATGATTGCTCATAGGGGTGTTGTTATCGTGCCTCCCTCAAATACTCCATACAAAACAGCTTTTACGACACCAAGCTTCTCACCTGCGCTGCGCCCTAGTCCTGCAACTGTCGAAAGATCACCAATTCTTGAAAACAAGCTTCCCCATCGAGGGTTCGGTGTGAAAAAGGTTTTGACAGATTATTTGAGTATCGATGCGAAAGGGAAGGA is part of the Coffea eugenioides isolate CCC68of chromosome 6, Ceug_1.0, whole genome shotgun sequence genome and encodes:
- the LOC113775478 gene encoding rop guanine nucleotide exchange factor 7-like, with product MDRALSSQEEKEANVRYQPQLKHYAFLKQSTRRSRKKNPFFLLKYWASKSLSNLHVRPKMSSSFRSERFHFNGMVVNNSVYCASPCSSEGKMDSSPEKREEMGNGNYGFCDNDRIAVEESGESSSSSCFLASEVTLNDEEHSTEDSSSPPSMIWPIQKDEPPHYASSHVSEDAHKPHSDTRKLEKQGSSLSETEMMKERFAKLLLGEDMSGCGNGVSTSLAISNAITNLCATIFGQIWRLEPLPLEKRLMWRREMEWLLSVSDHIVELIPSLQTFPDGSTLEVMTSRPRSDLYVNLPALRKLDNMLLEILDSFKNTDFWYVDQGIMSLEENGSSSFRNPLPRQEEKWWLPVPRVPIGGLSGNARKLLQHRRDCTNQILKAAMAINSITLADMEVPESYLEALPKNAKASLGDLIYRYINSDQFSPECLLDCLDLSSEHQALEIANRVEASIYAWRRRSSSKHLNSTNKSNPKSSWEIVKDLVIDADKRELLSERAESLLLCLRQRFPGLSQTTLDMSKIQYNKDVGKAILESYSRVLESLAFNIVARIDDLVYVDDLTKHSDQPFSMSKVGMIAHRGVVIVPPSNTPYKTAFTTPSFSPALRPSPATVERSPILENKLPHRGFGVKKVLTDYLSIDAKGKDLNKQNIRSDSSSSTYQESSASQSLDCSDFPSEVKSPLTHDSPREE